The following proteins are co-located in the Micromonospora viridifaciens genome:
- a CDS encoding IS110 family RNA-guided transposase has protein sequence MLEQTQDREEIISRVAALDIGKASLVCCVRVPDEARPGRRLQEVQTYSTMTRSLAGMAERLRGLGVTRVVMEATSDYWKPAFYLLEAYGFEVWLVNARDVKHLPGRPKTDKLDAVWLCKVAERQMIRPSFVPPPPIRMLRDLTRYRVDLVAQAGAERNRVEKLLEDAQIKLSVVVSDLFGVSGRAMMAALIAGRRDPKSLAQMARSSLRRKIPALEEALTGHFNDHHAFLLGKMIARVEAIEADIAEVDARIEAQLAPFVEAAARLIEIPGVGPAAAAAIIAEIGVDMSRFPTPAHLAGWARFAPGVKESAGRKKGSGSTGHGNPYLARVLGQIAVSAARTNTFLGERYRRIARRRGAKRAIVAVGRSVLTIIWHLLADPEAHFQDLGADFYLSRTDTERRKRNHISQLEALGYRVTLELAA, from the coding sequence TTGCTGGAGCAGACGCAGGACCGGGAAGAGATCATTTCGCGCGTCGCGGCGTTGGACATTGGCAAGGCGTCGCTGGTGTGCTGCGTGCGGGTGCCGGACGAGGCCAGGCCGGGACGGCGGCTGCAGGAGGTGCAGACGTACTCCACGATGACCCGGTCACTGGCCGGGATGGCCGAGCGGCTGCGCGGCCTGGGCGTGACCCGGGTGGTGATGGAGGCGACGAGCGACTATTGGAAACCGGCGTTCTACCTTCTGGAGGCGTACGGGTTCGAGGTGTGGCTGGTCAACGCCCGCGACGTCAAGCACCTGCCGGGCCGGCCCAAGACCGACAAGCTGGACGCGGTGTGGTTGTGCAAGGTCGCTGAGCGGCAGATGATCCGGCCCAGTTTCGTGCCGCCGCCACCGATCCGGATGCTGCGGGACCTGACCCGTTACCGGGTCGATCTGGTGGCTCAGGCCGGTGCCGAACGCAACCGCGTCGAGAAACTGCTGGAAGACGCCCAGATCAAGCTGTCGGTCGTGGTCAGTGACCTGTTCGGGGTGTCCGGGCGGGCGATGATGGCCGCGCTGATCGCCGGGCGGCGTGATCCCAAGTCGCTGGCCCAGATGGCGCGCTCCAGCCTGCGCCGCAAGATCCCCGCCCTGGAGGAAGCGCTGACCGGGCACTTCAACGACCACCACGCGTTCCTGCTGGGCAAAATGATCGCCCGGGTGGAAGCGATCGAGGCCGACATCGCCGAGGTCGACGCCCGGATCGAGGCGCAGCTTGCCCCTTTCGTCGAAGCGGCGGCCCGGCTGATTGAGATCCCCGGAGTCGGCCCGGCCGCCGCGGCTGCGATCATCGCCGAGATCGGCGTGGACATGAGCCGCTTCCCGACCCCGGCGCACCTGGCCGGATGGGCCCGCTTCGCCCCCGGCGTCAAGGAATCCGCCGGACGCAAGAAGGGCAGCGGGTCGACCGGGCACGGCAACCCCTACCTGGCCCGCGTCCTGGGCCAGATCGCCGTGTCCGCCGCCCGGACCAACACGTTCCTCGGCGAACGCTACCGACGCATCGCCCGAAGACGCGGCGCCAAACGCGCCATCGTCGCCGTGGGCCGTTCCGTCCTGACCATCATCTGGCACCTGCTGGCCGACCCCGAAGCCCACTTCCAGGACCTCGGGGCCGACTTCTACCTCAGCCGCACCGACACCGAACGCCGCAAACGCAACCACATCAGCCAACTCGAAGCCCTCGGCTACCGAGTCACCCTCGAACTAGCCGCATAA